In the genome of Drosophila subpulchrella strain 33 F10 #4 breed RU33 chromosome 2L, RU_Dsub_v1.1 Primary Assembly, whole genome shotgun sequence, one region contains:
- the LOC119546471 gene encoding uncharacterized protein LOC119546471 → MEIIPEGKHFRLVHESELPEILVTLERFLPESLKFHQTIKTYLNDRIWDFKFYVAKDWPEKPIILHFPGCTLAPHNNIYQTLGIFCPSAHIEHVDMMRTEDVLIDWQKPMYLNFTHIAIMNRLDDFYSKFGVMERLSGDIYVCNKLNTDLELEPLPEDAEMRLLNLDNVQGIHDLYPANEIECVQLFDILVRKLPGLGIFRKETGELAAWMVHSYYGAMFSMQTRPDFRRMGYGIRLAKSLTQLVIERGYTPFVVIRPGNDASRSLYTKLGYEKAFETCRVRMTPDCYEDSTVGTIGNTSYGKFPPLPQGECVVVTKMRRKHVPGESQTVDEGIEDMLAEKCDISGDEARERKTTTDEGIGEDK, encoded by the exons ATGGAAATCATTCCTGAAGGTAAACACTTTCGTTTGGTGCATGAATCAGAGCTTCCAGAAATTTTGGTAACTTTAGAGCGCTTTCTGCCGGAATCATTAAAG TTTCATCAAACCATAAAAACGTACCTGAATGATCGTATTTGGGATTTTAAGTTTTATGTTGCTAAAGATTGGCCCGAAAAACCGATAATTCTCCATTTTCCAGGATGCACGCTTGCG CCGCACAACAATATATACCAAACTCTTGGCATATTTTGTCCATCCGCACACATCGAGCATGTCGATATGATGCGCACCGAAGATGTACTTATAGATTGGCAGAAGCCTATGTACCTGAATTTTACGCACATCGCCATTATGAATCGCCTGGATGACTTCTACTCCAAGTTCGGTGTGATGGAACGACTCAGTGGTGATATCTACGTGTGCAACAAGCTGAACACCGACTTGGAGCTGGAGCCGCTGCCGGAGGATGCGGAGATGCGTCTGCTGAACCTGGACAACGTGCAGGGCATCCATGATCTATATCCTGCCAACGAAATCGAGTGCGTCCAGCTGTTTGACATCCTCGTGCGCAAGCTCCCTGGCTTGGGCATCTTTCGCAAGGAAACCGGAGAACTAGCGGCCTGGATGGTCCACTCATATTACGGCGCCATGTTCTCAATGCAAACACGTCCAGACTTCAGGCGCATGGG CTATGGAATCCGTCTGGCCAAGTCGCTGACCCAACTGGTGATCGAGCGCGGCTACACGCCCTTCGTTGTGATACGTCCTGGGAACGATGCGTCCCGCAGTCTGTACACTAAGCTGGGCTACGAGAAGGCCTTCGAGACGTGCCGGGTGCGGATGACACCGGATTGCTACGAGGACAGCACCGTGGGAACCATCGGCAACACGTCCTACGGAAAGTTTCCGCCGCTGCCGCAGGGCGAGTGCGTGGTGGTGACCAAGATGCGGCGCAAACATGTGCCCGGCGAGAGCCAGACGGTGGACGAGGGCATCGAGGATATGTTGGCTGAAAAATGTGATATCAGCGGCGACGAGGCGAGGGAGCGCAAGACCACGACCGACGAGGGCATCGGGGAGGACAAGTAG